The Candidatus Aegiribacteria sp. genomic sequence ACTCCATACCCAGTGCCGGTGGGGAACCGATCTGAAGAGTTCTTCTTCAAGGAAGACTGCAAGGTCTAATGACTTCCTCTTCGAGCAGGTGTCGCTAAAATGAGCCGCTATTCTGAGTTCCTGCAAGGCACTGGTGATTGAGCATAGCATCGCTATGTAATTGAACCAGTAACGCAGCAGGGGCTCAGAAGAACAAGAAGAATGCGACAGGTAATGCTTGACAGGGTACTAGTTGCGGTGAGAGTTCCCGAAATTCTGCAGGTATGAGCGTTTATGAGTACAGTATAGATGAACCTATTATCTAAGTCTTGTTAGAATATCTACCATTGCGTGTTTCAGTTCAGAGACATGATCTGCACAAATGTTGAAGATGACCTCTGCGTCGAGATCAAAGTAATGATGACTCAGAAAGTCCCTTACTCCTATAGCACCCTTCCAGTCGATTTCAGGATGATCATCCATTAATGATTTCCCACCATATTTCTCAAATCGCTTCAGATTCTCTCCGATAGTGATAAGCATTAGCACTATCCCGTCAAGCCTGTCGATACCCTCATCTTCCCTAAGAAAATCATCATGGGTCTTAATGCCTCTAAAACGGCGCTCGACTTTCTCGATGCTCTCCAATATGTGCATCGCTATGTCTTCCAGAAGCCTTATATCAGACGTAGACTGCCTCCCGTTTAATATGCTCCTTTAACAGAGCGTTCATTCTGCTTCTGTATCTAACAAGGTCCACGGGTGCTTGAAGGGCTTCTTCAAGCTGTTCCTTGGCGTGGACCATTGCGTAAAGATCCGGAGGCATTTCAACAACAATATCAACATCGCTGTCCATTTCGGCTTCGTTGCGGGCCACAGAACCGAAGACACCGATTTTTATGATCCCGAAGCGTTCTTTTAGTAAAGGCTTCAGCTTTCTCAGCACAATAAGTGTTTTTTCAAGGCTCATATCTAACCTCCGTCACAAGAACATCCGATTTTCTTGTGTATTGGTCAAGAGCTGGAGTTTGAACAGGTGCAGCTTCTCCATATTGTAGGACCCTGATATATTGGTAAATCTATCAATAGTAAGAGTCTGCTGAAGCTGGGGCAAGCGCTACTCGATTTCAACTCCAGTATTACCTTGAGCATCGGTCTTGATGAGATAGACATCAAACCCCCCGGCCCCAAAAGACAAGGTATTTCCCGCGATAATGTATCCTCCATCCCGAGTCTCCTGAACAGAATTTCCACTATCTGAACCTGTGCCGCCGTAAGTACGTTCAAAGGTGATCACTGCTTCGGCAGAAGTAGTAAGGATGAGACCTTCTATTATCACAATCGCACCCAGGATACTCTTGTACATTAGATGCCTTCTTTCTTTTTACACATTGATTTTCTCATAATAATGCTTATTGTTATATGTCAATTGAAGAATGAAATGCAAAACAGATACAGGAATAACAATGAAAACAATCAATTCGCTCCTGGTGTTGATGGCCCTTCTTGTGATCTTCTTTTCATGCGGCGGCAGTGATGAACCAATAGAGGACGACACAACTGATGATGTTGTCACTGTCGAGACTGATATGGAACCTGAGCAGATCTACGCTGCGGTTTCCATCGAGAATGGAGCTGGCGTGTTGAATGAGCTTCGTTTTGGAAACTGCAGCCCATCCAATAACGATGAGTGGGGTCCGAATTATGATTACGTTCCCGGTGAGGACATATCATTCGAAGTAGAACCCGGTGAGTACTACGATTTGAGATGTGTAGATAACGCACAGAACGAATACTATATCTGGGATGTTCTTATTGAACAGGACGGATTCAGATGGCAGGTTGAGCTTTCCGAAATGGATAATACATTTGCCGCCAATCCGCACGCATATTTCACTTCCAAGGGTGATGCTGCTGTAACAATCCACCTGAATCCCGGTTGCGGCGTAATCAAGCATATCTATTGCACACAGCTTAATAGTCAGGATCTATTGAATGAGGCGGATCGCCTCGACAGGGAGCTGCTTTACCCTGGTGATGAATTCACTTTTCATATTCCAACCGGTCACGGTTACAAATACTCCTTACGACTTGAGAATACAAATGGTGACGAGTTCTGGTTCTACGGTATCGTCATCGATGAGAACGGTTTATATCTGGATTTAACTCAGGATGATATGACATACCTCTAGAATCCCCGGGGCCTGACCTGGCATCTTAACATTTTCCGGTTTAATCAACTCCAGAAGTATTCCTGGCAGCCTGGAGAATGGTATCATTTTCGGTGATAACTGCAGCGTCGTGTCAAGTGTCAGATGGTGTGAAATCGCGAAGTTATCTGACGTTCCTTCGGCGGATTTTAACGACCATTTTATCCAGTTCCTGCAGGAATCTTGAACGATCCTTTTTCACGAAGGGTTTGGGGCCACCTATCATCATTCCCTGTTCCCGCAGATCATGCAGGAGATCCCTTATTGACAGAACGTCTCCGATGTTGTCCTCGGTGAAAGGGCGTCCCGTATTCCCCAGTACCAGTGATCCCTTCTTCAGACATCTCGAAGCAAGAGGTATGTCACCCGAAATTACAATGTCATCGCTGCCCGTGTGCTCAACGATCCAGTCATCAACCACATCTGCGCCTTTGTCAACAACAACCAGTTCCAGCCAGCTCGAATCCGGAGTACGCATCCAGGAGTTCGATACGAGAATGACCTTCAGACCGTATCGTTTTGCGACCCGGAATATCTCCCGTTTAACAGGACACGCGTCAGCGTCTACGTAGATGTCAAGCAACGGTTAAACCTACTTTCTATCTTCCTTCGGTGGTGGAACCTTGCTAAAGGCCCAGTATAGCGCAGCGTTGAGCCAGGAGATCTGAATAGAGTTTCTTCATTTCGTGCGAAAGAAAACTGATCTTGATAAGATCGAACCACTTCGGAGCGTAAGCGCTGAATGCGTTCATGCACTCAGTAATTACCTTCTCGTTGAGTTTCAGTCTTTCTATCCCGTAGTAGTCTACCCAGTCTCTGCGAGTGAGGTGGTGCTTTTTACCCCTCAGGGGAAGGGCGACTTCCTCAATATCATTCAATGATCTTCCCATGGCCTGCAGGGCAATTGATGAATTCAGATGATCGTAAAGCGGTGCCAGTTCGATCTTGCCCCTGCGCCGGATAAGTGAGAAATTCTTCAGATGCATATCCTCGTTGCCGCTCAGGTAACTGAAGAGGGATCTCTTGAAGAGCTTGAGTTTCTCAACCGCTGGAAACGTGCAGTGTTCATCAAGAATCTCAGCCAGTTTCTCCATGCTGGATCTGTACTTGGTCGATCTGTCCTTTCCACTTAGCTGGGCGAAGTCTTCCGTTGCCAGCTTTCCGGCTTTTCCCGCTCTGTCAAAACGCCTTACGAAGTATGTAAGTGAACCGTCCCTTGAGTAGATAAGACCCCTGAGTGGAACATCCATACCCGCAATATCGGCCATATGCATTGTAAGACCCTCATTCTCAGGCAGCTGGGGATAATCGCCATGCTGCGGCTTAAGAATGTAATGCGCGCCTCTGTCGACAATCTCGAAGACCGAGTTCTTCACGCTGAGGCTCGCGCTCAATTTGGGCTGTACGCCCTGTATTG encodes the following:
- a CDS encoding DUF86 domain-containing protein; the encoded protein is MHILESIEKVERRFRGIKTHDDFLREDEGIDRLDGIVLMLITIGENLKRFEKYGGKSLMDDHPEIDWKGAIGVRDFLSHHYFDLDAEVIFNICADHVSELKHAMVDILTRLR
- a CDS encoding nucleotidyltransferase family protein, coding for MSLEKTLIVLRKLKPLLKERFGIIKIGVFGSVARNEAEMDSDVDIVVEMPPDLYAMVHAKEQLEEALQAPVDLVRYRSRMNALLKEHIKREAVYV
- a CDS encoding YaiI/YqxD family protein translates to MLDIYVDADACPVKREIFRVAKRYGLKVILVSNSWMRTPDSSWLELVVVDKGADVVDDWIVEHTGSDDIVISGDIPLASRCLKKGSLVLGNTGRPFTEDNIGDVLSIRDLLHDLREQGMMIGGPKPFVKKDRSRFLQELDKMVVKIRRRNVR
- a CDS encoding HipA domain-containing protein, with translation MNRCPITYGECDAGNYSKRGLRLLNRNLSKLNVFPLSAMEQRREAIARAGKISIQGVQPKLSASLSVKNSVFEIVDRGAHYILKPQHGDYPQLPENEGLTMHMADIAGMDVPLRGLIYSRDGSLTYFVRRFDRAGKAGKLATEDFAQLSGKDRSTKYRSSMEKLAEILDEHCTFPAVEKLKLFKRSLFSYLSGNEDMHLKNFSLIRRRGKIELAPLYDHLNSSIALQAMGRSLNDIEEVALPLRGKKHHLTRRDWVDYYGIERLKLNEKVITECMNAFSAYAPKWFDLIKISFLSHEMKKLYSDLLAQRCAILGL